One window of Methanothermobacter tenebrarum genomic DNA carries:
- a CDS encoding DUF1932 domain-containing protein — MGFIGFGEVASTMALKLLDGGVEVLTATRGRSERTRRLAHDLGVTECDDIVDVSRRSDMVISAVTPGVAVKVAREVGDHVRGVYVDVNNIAPSTVKKALSYIMNGKVVDAAIMGRISRDLGVKILASGDYAHEFARLNDYGFNIEVRGVEVGDASALKMLRSSYTKGVSALLWETLLAAYRMGLDGDLLEILEETEGAGFRERAISRVISSAYHSQRRYEEMKDVESFLSENITPIMLKCTSKTFKRIIRGLDDIGMVFEDYGRIFDHVKGL, encoded by the coding sequence GTGGGTTTTATAGGTTTTGGGGAAGTGGCATCTACCATGGCCTTGAAACTTTTAGATGGGGGAGTTGAAGTTTTAACCGCTACAAGGGGGAGGAGTGAACGTACGAGGAGATTGGCACATGATCTGGGGGTTACTGAATGTGATGATATTGTGGATGTTTCTAGAAGATCTGATATGGTGATCTCTGCGGTCACCCCTGGGGTGGCTGTGAAGGTCGCCAGGGAAGTTGGTGATCATGTTAGGGGGGTTTATGTTGATGTAAATAATATTGCGCCTTCTACTGTGAAAAAAGCCCTCAGTTATATAATGAATGGTAAGGTGGTTGATGCTGCTATCATGGGACGTATAAGTAGGGATTTGGGGGTTAAAATTTTAGCATCAGGGGATTATGCCCATGAATTTGCCAGGTTAAATGATTATGGGTTTAATATAGAGGTTAGGGGTGTGGAGGTTGGTGATGCTTCTGCACTTAAAATGTTGAGGAGTTCTTATACGAAGGGTGTCTCAGCACTTTTATGGGAGACTCTCTTAGCAGCGTATCGGATGGGCCTTGATGGGGATTTGTTGGAAATACTTGAGGAGACGGAGGGTGCGGGTTTTAGGGAGCGTGCAATTTCAAGGGTTATAAGTTCGGCTTATCATTCACAGAGGAGATATGAGGAGATGAAGGATGTTGAATCATTTTTATCTGAAAATATAACCCCTATAATGTTAAAGTGCACGTCTAAAACCTTTAAAAGGATAATCAGGGGATTGGATGATATTGGGATGGTATTTGAAGATTATGGTAGGATTTTTGATCATGTAAAAGGTTTATAA
- a CDS encoding damage-control phosphatase ARMT1 family protein gives MRVYYECAPCFLRQAREALDLATDDEKLKFKIMKRIISLLDSTFKEGAVSNEIGTSIHRLIKKMTGNRDPYASEKRRCNKIAQDFLPIARKFLEDNENLEDFVKVAITGNIIDFGALGLEFDHEKVVVESLNSPLEVNHTRILEEDLKKSSRVLYLADNTGEIIFDKLLIEKLLDYDVSVTVAVKDEPILNDACVEDALEAGLNKIADIVTTGTDSVGVIYHEFSDEFRKIFDNSQVIIAKGLGNYEGLTEAPLDKKPVFCLLNAKCTAIAKDIGVRVGSNVMIKIN, from the coding sequence ATGAGAGTATACTATGAATGTGCTCCATGTTTTCTCAGACAAGCAAGAGAAGCATTGGATCTTGCGACAGATGATGAGAAACTAAAATTCAAAATAATGAAAAGGATAATAAGTTTACTCGATTCCACGTTTAAGGAAGGGGCGGTATCCAATGAGATAGGCACTAGTATCCATAGACTCATCAAAAAGATGACGGGGAACAGGGACCCTTATGCTAGTGAAAAGAGAAGATGTAACAAGATCGCTCAGGATTTTCTGCCAATTGCCAGGAAGTTCCTAGAAGATAATGAAAACCTTGAAGATTTCGTGAAGGTGGCGATAACAGGTAACATAATAGACTTCGGAGCCCTTGGACTCGAATTCGACCATGAAAAAGTGGTTGTAGAATCCCTCAACTCCCCCTTGGAGGTGAACCATACTAGAATCCTCGAAGAGGATCTGAAAAAATCCAGTAGGGTACTCTATCTCGCGGATAATACTGGTGAGATCATATTCGACAAGTTACTCATAGAGAAACTCTTGGATTATGATGTGAGTGTTACAGTCGCTGTTAAAGATGAGCCTATTCTCAATGATGCTTGCGTAGAGGATGCTTTAGAAGCGGGACTCAATAAAATCGCGGATATTGTTACAACTGGAACAGATTCAGTGGGTGTAATCTACCATGAATTTTCAGATGAATTCAGGAAAATATTTGACAATTCCCAAGTTATAATAGCCAAGGGCCTTGGCAATTATGAGGGCCTAACAGAAGCTCCACTTGACAAAAAACCAGTATTTTGCCTATTAAATGCCAAGTGCACGGCCATAGCGAAGGATATTGGAGTTAGGGTAGGATCTAATGTGATGATAAAAATTAATTAG
- a CDS encoding MoaD/ThiS family protein: MKFTLIIDDEKKAMKIKEKLTIKDVLKDFDIPLEAVVVKKNGEIVVEEEQVDDGDIIEVIRVIYGG; the protein is encoded by the coding sequence ATGAAATTCACTCTCATAATAGATGATGAGAAAAAGGCAATGAAGATCAAGGAAAAATTAACCATTAAGGATGTTCTTAAAGATTTCGACATCCCCCTAGAAGCTGTTGTGGTTAAAAAGAATGGTGAAATAGTAGTTGAAGAGGAACAGGTGGATGATGGCGATATTATAGAGGTTATCAGGGTAATATATGGTGGATAG
- a CDS encoding TIGR00269 family protein, with protein sequence MLCTKCGSENVIIHRKYSGQHLCKECFIKTLQRKVLKDIKKYKLIKKDDRVLVALSGGKDSTTVLDILSILSERNIIELEAITVNEGIGDYREKGIEYASKTCRELGIPQHIFSFKKHFKITIDEIMALNPSRKACTYCGVLRRWILNKEAKKLGADKIATGHNLDDEVQAIVMNYLEGNIENLTRIGPATYSQKFVTKIKPLREIPEEEVTAYVMAKGLNVHLEECPYRKTSFRKKIGTILTGLRKDHPTILYSTLRGHEKIRKALEKELKEESILRECVRCGQPSTRDLCRACTLLGEIGRLQDEIHSHNR encoded by the coding sequence ATGTTATGTACAAAATGTGGCTCAGAAAATGTTATCATCCACAGAAAATACTCGGGACAACACCTATGCAAAGAATGCTTCATTAAAACACTCCAAAGGAAAGTCCTCAAGGACATAAAAAAATACAAACTAATAAAAAAAGACGATAGAGTACTAGTCGCCCTTTCAGGTGGAAAGGACAGTACAACAGTACTAGATATACTATCAATCCTTTCAGAGAGGAACATAATAGAACTCGAGGCAATAACAGTCAACGAAGGCATAGGAGACTACCGAGAAAAGGGGATAGAATACGCGTCAAAAACTTGTAGAGAACTTGGAATACCACAACACATATTCTCATTCAAAAAACACTTCAAGATAACAATAGACGAGATAATGGCATTAAACCCCTCAAGGAAAGCATGCACATACTGTGGAGTGCTCAGAAGATGGATACTCAACAAGGAAGCCAAAAAACTCGGAGCAGATAAGATAGCAACCGGACACAACCTTGACGATGAAGTCCAGGCAATAGTAATGAATTACCTAGAAGGGAACATAGAAAACCTCACAAGGATAGGCCCCGCAACCTATTCACAAAAATTTGTAACCAAGATCAAACCACTCAGAGAAATCCCAGAAGAAGAAGTTACAGCATATGTAATGGCGAAGGGCCTGAACGTCCACCTGGAGGAATGTCCATACCGGAAAACTTCCTTCAGGAAAAAAATAGGCACAATCCTAACAGGATTAAGAAAGGATCATCCCACCATCTTATATTCTACTTTGAGGGGTCATGAAAAAATCAGAAAGGCTTTGGAAAAAGAGCTTAAGGAGGAGTCCATATTAAGAGAGTGTGTGAGGTGTGGTCAGCCATCCACTAGAGACTTATGCAGGGCTTGCACTCTCCTTGGGGAGATAGGGAGGTTACAAGATGAAATTCACTCTCATAATAGATGA
- a CDS encoding dihydropteroate synthase-like protein gives MKVLIITGKLAGELVIKASSTKKHDVHVHIADILIAAFLTPRRIINEIKKLDDSIISDLDLILIPGLIPRDASIITKETGIPAYKGPTDAADLPIVLDLLDRLKLSPKKAADRLIEEEQRKRALKFIKDFEEDEKKREKLLKKEENILVGELPVGRDFPMRVLAEVAKAPFLKKEQLVKQVNYLMKSGADIIDIRTIPGEDLSKQIPEIIRTVKRVAGNLPVSIDTLNPDEIEVAVKAGADLVLSLDHGNYKEVLPLLEEKNIPAVILPTDYNRGWIPETAEEKVKSLESLKRKCKSIDVIPDPILDPVNSKSIVDSIKACREYTSRNPEPIFFGAGNVAELIDVDSTGVNALLAGMGMELGAGILFTPEVSGKNKGSAYELAVASRMMFLAKNRKSIPKNLGIDLILFKDKRKHEKVKEKIEVPIIEAQGGIEFIQDKAGSFKILVEDDKIKVIHYKNMEPQIALVSDNAKKLYEEIIKKNLVTRLEHAAYLGAELQKAEIALVTGKDYRQDLELFRKPFKL, from the coding sequence ATGAAAGTACTTATAATCACAGGAAAACTCGCAGGAGAACTCGTAATAAAAGCCTCATCCACTAAAAAACATGATGTACATGTCCATATCGCGGACATACTCATAGCAGCCTTTCTAACCCCCCGCCGGATAATAAATGAAATAAAAAAACTAGATGATTCCATCATCTCAGACCTAGACCTCATACTTATACCAGGCCTAATACCCAGGGATGCTAGTATAATAACAAAAGAGACAGGAATCCCAGCCTATAAGGGACCCACAGACGCGGCAGATCTCCCAATAGTACTTGATCTATTAGATAGGCTGAAACTATCACCCAAGAAAGCCGCTGACAGACTAATAGAAGAAGAACAGCGGAAAAGGGCCCTTAAGTTTATAAAGGATTTTGAAGAGGATGAAAAAAAACGTGAAAAACTATTAAAAAAAGAGGAAAACATCCTTGTAGGAGAACTCCCAGTTGGAAGAGACTTCCCCATGAGAGTCCTGGCAGAAGTTGCAAAGGCACCATTCCTAAAAAAAGAACAATTAGTAAAACAGGTCAACTACCTCATGAAAAGCGGAGCCGACATAATAGACATCAGGACAATACCAGGCGAAGACTTATCAAAACAGATACCAGAAATAATAAGAACAGTGAAAAGGGTGGCTGGTAACCTACCAGTGAGTATCGACACTCTAAACCCTGATGAGATAGAAGTAGCTGTTAAAGCCGGCGCAGATCTGGTTCTAAGTCTCGATCATGGAAACTACAAGGAAGTATTACCCCTGCTAGAAGAAAAAAACATACCAGCAGTTATACTACCAACAGATTATAACCGAGGTTGGATACCTGAAACGGCCGAGGAAAAGGTAAAATCCCTAGAATCCCTAAAGAGAAAATGTAAGAGTATAGATGTTATCCCGGATCCCATCTTGGATCCTGTCAACAGTAAAAGTATTGTAGATTCAATAAAAGCCTGCAGAGAATACACATCAAGAAACCCGGAGCCAATATTTTTTGGCGCGGGAAATGTCGCGGAACTCATAGATGTAGACTCAACAGGGGTGAACGCCCTGCTAGCAGGCATGGGCATGGAATTAGGCGCGGGCATCCTCTTCACGCCAGAAGTAAGCGGTAAAAACAAGGGCAGCGCATATGAACTCGCAGTAGCATCACGCATGATGTTCCTTGCAAAAAATAGAAAATCAATCCCCAAAAACCTAGGCATAGACCTCATACTCTTCAAGGACAAGAGAAAGCATGAAAAGGTAAAAGAAAAAATAGAAGTCCCCATCATCGAAGCACAAGGCGGGATCGAATTCATACAAGACAAGGCAGGAAGTTTCAAGATACTAGTAGAAGATGATAAAATAAAAGTGATACACTACAAAAACATGGAACCACAGATTGCCCTAGTATCAGATAATGCCAAGAAACTTTACGAGGAGATCATAAAAAAGAACCTTGTAACCCGCCTAGAACATGCCGCATACCTCGGAGCCGAATTACAAAAAGCCGAAATAGCACTCGTCACAGGAAAAGACTACAGACAGGACCTTGAACTCTTCCGGAAACCATTCAAACTATAA
- the porC gene encoding pyruvate synthase subunit PorC translates to MIEIRFHGRGGQGAVTAAEILAKAAFEDGKYSQAFPFFGVERRGAPVMAFTRLDEKPIRRRHQIYNPDYVVVLDDGLLEVVDVFAGLKTNGAVIINTREQPQTPPGAKKYTIDATGIALEILGRPIVNTTMLGAFAGATGEVTIDAIIKIIKETFPGKIGEKNAEAAKKAYEKLKG, encoded by the coding sequence ATGATCGAAATCCGATTTCATGGACGCGGCGGACAAGGTGCCGTCACAGCAGCAGAAATCCTCGCAAAAGCCGCGTTCGAGGATGGAAAGTACTCACAGGCCTTTCCATTCTTTGGCGTGGAAAGAAGAGGCGCCCCCGTCATGGCCTTCACAAGACTAGATGAAAAACCCATACGAAGAAGACATCAAATTTACAACCCTGATTATGTTGTTGTACTAGATGACGGCCTCCTAGAAGTCGTTGACGTATTCGCAGGACTAAAAACCAATGGCGCAGTCATAATAAACACAAGGGAACAACCCCAAACACCTCCAGGAGCCAAAAAGTATACAATAGACGCTACAGGCATAGCATTAGAAATCCTGGGCCGACCAATTGTAAACACGACAATGCTCGGAGCATTCGCAGGTGCAACAGGAGAAGTGACAATAGACGCCATCATAAAAATAATCAAGGAAACATTCCCCGGCAAAATCGGGGAAAAGAACGCAGAGGCTGCTAAAAAAGCCTATGAGAAGTTGAAAGGGTGA
- the porD gene encoding pyruvate synthase subunit PorD: MEIGATVKEPGSTRRNKTGSWRTFKPILDKEKCIECDNCILFCPDACINPEYEIDYDYCKGCGICAEECPVKAIKMERER, translated from the coding sequence ATGGAAATAGGAGCCACCGTAAAAGAACCCGGAAGCACCCGCAGAAACAAAACAGGCAGCTGGAGAACCTTCAAACCAATCCTAGACAAGGAAAAGTGTATAGAATGCGACAACTGCATACTATTCTGTCCAGACGCATGCATAAACCCCGAATATGAGATAGATTACGATTACTGTAAAGGATGCGGGATATGCGCAGAAGAATGCCCCGTAAAAGCGATAAAAATGGAAAGGGAAAGATAA
- the porA gene encoding pyruvate synthase subunit PorA yields the protein MTLKIISTNRAVAEAVKLAKPQVIPVYPITPQTSISEYLAQFVANGELEAEYIRVESEHSAMSACIGASATGVRVFTATSSQGLALMHEMLFAAAGLRNPIVMANANRSLSAPLSIWNDHQDSIAERDSGWIQVYVESAQEAFDSMLISYKVSENKKVLLPSMVCLDGFILTHTVEPVEILPEEEVDNFLPEYKPEHAILDPENPMSLGTFTDPNYYMEARYQIEEATQNSKKIIEKVNKEFNETFNRKYNFVEEYKCEDAEIVLVAMGSLCSTLKELVDEFRKEGKKVGLLKVRVYRPFPDKEIYNAIKDADKIAVLDKNITFSMGGALYTDMMAKIHDKEIYNFILGLGGRDITPQNIKEIVEKTEKPEKDITWIGLKEES from the coding sequence ATGACACTAAAGATAATATCAACAAATCGGGCAGTCGCAGAAGCCGTGAAACTCGCCAAACCACAAGTAATACCAGTCTATCCAATAACGCCACAAACATCCATATCAGAGTACCTGGCACAATTCGTAGCCAACGGCGAACTAGAAGCAGAATACATACGAGTAGAATCAGAACACAGCGCCATGAGCGCATGCATAGGAGCATCAGCAACAGGTGTAAGAGTATTCACAGCAACATCATCCCAAGGACTAGCACTAATGCACGAAATGCTCTTCGCAGCAGCAGGCCTCAGAAACCCCATCGTAATGGCCAACGCCAACAGATCACTATCAGCCCCCCTAAGCATATGGAACGACCACCAAGACTCCATAGCAGAAAGAGACTCAGGCTGGATACAAGTATACGTTGAAAGCGCGCAAGAAGCCTTCGATTCCATGCTCATATCCTATAAAGTGTCAGAAAACAAAAAAGTACTCCTACCCAGCATGGTCTGCCTAGACGGGTTCATACTAACACACACAGTAGAACCAGTTGAAATACTCCCAGAAGAAGAAGTAGACAACTTCCTACCAGAATATAAACCAGAACATGCCATACTAGACCCAGAAAATCCAATGTCCCTCGGAACATTCACAGACCCAAACTACTACATGGAAGCAAGATACCAAATCGAAGAAGCCACACAAAACTCCAAAAAAATCATAGAAAAAGTCAACAAAGAATTCAATGAAACATTCAACCGCAAATACAACTTCGTTGAAGAATACAAATGCGAAGATGCTGAAATCGTGCTCGTGGCAATGGGATCACTCTGCAGCACCCTAAAAGAACTAGTCGATGAATTCAGAAAAGAAGGTAAAAAAGTCGGCCTACTCAAAGTAAGAGTATACAGGCCATTCCCAGATAAAGAAATCTACAATGCAATAAAAGACGCTGACAAAATAGCAGTCCTTGATAAAAACATCACATTTAGCATGGGGGGAGCCCTCTACACAGATATGATGGCGAAAATACACGACAAAGAAATCTACAACTTCATCCTAGGATTAGGAGGACGCGACATAACACCCCAAAATATCAAAGAGATTGTAGAAAAAACAGAAAAACCAGAAAAGGACATCACATGGATCGGATTAAAGGAGGAATCCTAG
- the porB gene encoding pyruvate synthase subunit PorB: protein MEIPKEELLAPGHRGCAGCGATLGVRLALKVLGKNTIAVSATGCLEVITTPYPETAWEIPWIHVAFENAAAVASGIERALKAKGKKDINVVAFAGDGGTADIGMQALSGAMERGHNIIYICYDNEAYMNTGIQRSGATPYGASTTTSPPGKKSFGEDRPKKNMPFIMAAHGVPYVATASISYPEDFMKKVKKAKETEGPAYIHLHQPCTTGWGFDPSKTIEIGRLAVETGAWLLYEIEEGEFKITYRPIQRKPVTEYLEVQRRFKHLKEKEKAKIQEYIDKICAELRI, encoded by the coding sequence ATGGAAATCCCTAAAGAAGAACTCCTCGCCCCAGGCCACCGTGGCTGCGCAGGCTGCGGCGCAACCCTAGGCGTAAGATTAGCACTAAAAGTCCTAGGCAAAAATACAATAGCAGTTTCAGCAACCGGCTGCCTAGAAGTTATCACAACACCCTACCCCGAGACAGCATGGGAAATACCCTGGATACACGTAGCATTTGAAAATGCGGCTGCAGTTGCCTCAGGCATAGAAAGAGCCCTGAAAGCCAAGGGCAAAAAGGACATAAACGTGGTAGCATTCGCAGGTGACGGTGGAACAGCAGACATAGGCATGCAAGCCCTCTCAGGGGCCATGGAAAGGGGGCATAACATCATCTACATCTGTTACGATAACGAAGCATACATGAACACAGGAATACAAAGAAGCGGAGCAACACCCTACGGCGCATCAACCACAACATCACCCCCCGGTAAAAAGAGCTTCGGCGAAGACAGGCCAAAAAAGAACATGCCATTCATCATGGCAGCCCATGGAGTACCCTACGTGGCAACAGCATCAATATCATACCCCGAAGATTTCATGAAAAAAGTTAAAAAAGCCAAGGAAACAGAAGGACCAGCATACATACACCTACACCAACCATGCACAACAGGATGGGGATTCGACCCATCAAAGACAATAGAAATAGGGAGACTAGCAGTAGAAACAGGCGCCTGGCTATTATACGAGATAGAAGAGGGAGAATTCAAGATCACATATAGGCCAATCCAACGGAAGCCAGTCACAGAATACCTAGAGGTCCAGAGAAGATTCAAACACTTAAAAGAGAAAGAAAAAGCCAAAATACAAGAGTATATAGACAAGATATGTGCAGAGCTCAGAATATAA
- a CDS encoding 4Fe-4S dicluster domain-containing protein produces the protein MKKILSQPELCDGCRDCEEACEKLYGAPRIMIREINGTYYPIICQQCEDAPCKAICPTEAINETIDPERCIGCGLCMIVCPFGAIVLSERKAQKCNQCPKIDTPACIKACSKRALSIVDAEKLKLEKQEKHIAKMAGTAKPKLDIINLVSKTKKAEEKLK, from the coding sequence TTGAAGAAAATCCTAAGCCAACCAGAACTATGTGACGGTTGCAGAGACTGCGAAGAAGCCTGCGAAAAACTCTATGGAGCGCCTAGGATAATGATACGTGAAATAAACGGCACATACTATCCCATCATATGTCAACAATGCGAAGATGCGCCCTGCAAGGCAATCTGCCCCACCGAAGCAATCAATGAAACCATAGACCCAGAAAGGTGTATAGGCTGCGGACTCTGCATGATAGTATGCCCATTCGGGGCCATAGTACTATCAGAGAGAAAAGCCCAAAAATGCAACCAATGCCCCAAAATAGACACACCAGCTTGCATAAAAGCCTGCTCCAAGAGAGCTCTTTCCATAGTAGACGCTGAAAAACTAAAACTCGAAAAACAGGAAAAACACATAGCAAAGATGGCAGGAACCGCGAAACCAAAACTCGACATCATAAATCTAGTCTCAAAAACCAAAAAAGCT